Proteins from a single region of Haloterrigena alkaliphila:
- a CDS encoding MarR family transcriptional regulator: MSLSTAEDRAAAAEDTLSEEEYRDRLRDLPPSAKLVAKVLETDSPLSQGQLAEESLLPDRTVRYALNRLEDVGIVGSRYSFRDARKQVYFLKH; this comes from the coding sequence ATGAGCTTGAGTACCGCCGAGGACCGTGCCGCCGCTGCCGAGGACACCCTGTCGGAGGAGGAATACCGCGACCGGCTCCGCGACCTGCCGCCGAGTGCAAAGCTCGTCGCGAAGGTGCTGGAGACCGACTCGCCGCTCTCGCAGGGCCAGCTCGCCGAGGAGTCGCTGCTGCCCGACCGCACCGTCCGCTACGCCCTCAATCGGCTCGAGGACGTCGGAATCGTCGGCTCCCGGTACAGCTTCCGCGACGCGCGCAAGCAGGTCTACTTCCTCAAGCACTGA
- a CDS encoding TRAM domain-containing protein, with the protein MEISEKLLCLFSADVSAEEDRYVIEVPRQEVETGDIEPDEVYRVALISRDEAADSEGASATPGSAPSEPQPPVDVGETRYVEIEDIGKQGDGIARVERGYVIIVPGADVGERVKVEVTEVKSNFAVGEIIEDTF; encoded by the coding sequence GTGGAAATATCTGAAAAACTCCTGTGTCTGTTCAGCGCGGACGTCTCGGCAGAGGAGGACCGTTACGTCATCGAGGTACCACGCCAGGAAGTCGAGACCGGCGACATCGAGCCGGACGAGGTCTACCGCGTCGCACTCATTTCCCGCGACGAAGCGGCCGACAGCGAGGGGGCGTCGGCCACGCCGGGGAGCGCGCCGTCGGAACCGCAACCGCCGGTCGACGTCGGCGAAACCCGCTACGTCGAGATCGAGGACATCGGCAAACAGGGCGACGGCATCGCGCGCGTCGAGCGCGGCTACGTCATCATCGTCCCGGGGGCCGACGTCGGCGAGCGCGTCAAGGTCGAAGTCACCGAGGTCAAATCGAACTTCGCCGTCGGCGAAATCATCGAGGACACCTTCTAA
- a CDS encoding YkgJ family cysteine cluster protein produces the protein MQSLEAELEAARALEIDDLADAIESIGFECTRCGACCKSDDEDDHTATVFPDEVRDLEASDSYDGDYDWRDVARPMPYGLSETDDGDLEGETFEWALQTDGCGDCTFYEEGDDGTGACAAHDDRPLICRTYPFSVALAGTSQPMGEAVDEAGVVRAHECEGLGRDISREDAEDLAGALKERAVRELEEAIAVRDAYEPADPGPGEVVIHDSEGAKRIDGMPLEE, from the coding sequence GTGCAATCGCTCGAAGCCGAACTCGAGGCGGCCCGCGCGCTGGAGATCGACGACCTCGCGGACGCCATCGAGTCGATCGGCTTCGAGTGTACCCGCTGTGGTGCCTGTTGCAAGAGCGACGACGAGGACGACCACACGGCGACGGTCTTTCCCGACGAGGTGCGCGACCTCGAGGCGAGTGATAGCTACGACGGCGACTACGACTGGCGCGACGTCGCCCGACCGATGCCGTACGGCCTCTCGGAGACCGACGACGGGGACCTCGAGGGTGAGACCTTCGAGTGGGCGCTCCAGACCGACGGCTGCGGCGACTGTACCTTTTACGAGGAGGGCGACGACGGCACCGGCGCCTGCGCCGCCCACGACGACCGGCCGCTGATCTGTCGGACCTACCCGTTCAGTGTGGCACTCGCGGGAACGAGCCAGCCGATGGGCGAGGCAGTCGACGAGGCGGGCGTCGTCCGCGCCCACGAGTGCGAGGGGCTGGGACGAGACATCTCCCGAGAGGACGCCGAGGACCTCGCCGGCGCGCTGAAGGAGCGAGCCGTCCGCGAACTCGAGGAAGCGATCGCCGTCCGGGACGCGTACGAACCCGCCGATCCCGGCCCTGGTGAGGTCGTCATCCACGACTCCGAGGGCGCGAAACGGATCGACGGGATGCCCCTCGAGGAGTAG
- a CDS encoding radical SAM protein, producing the protein MTDPETLSVTIVDGYVDEPAHFGVPPYISTYPRYTAGALVDAGVPRERITYHTIDGLRDEPDRWRDVDEADLMIYIGGMTVPGKYVGGTPAEPDEVRKLAWTANGTSLMGGPVKFGVGDENAGATETERQDLDFDFVAKGDVEAAVYDLVTGGLEGFNNRMRDIDEVSRWAQEGAFIVEHHPNHPDHLIAELETSRGCAYRCSFCTEPLYGNPSFRPPPTVVGEVDALSDFGVKHFRLGRQADILAYGGDGEAPNPDALRQLYSGIREVAPDLETLHLDNMNPITIVEWPEQSREGIRIIAEHNTPGDTAAFGLESADPVVQEANNLNVTAEECFEAVKIVNEEAGWRPGEEPGDGPSFGPDAPNRLPKLLPGINLLHGLKAEREETYERNREFLQRVYDEGYMLRRINIRQVMAFDGTEMSETGAQIANEHKQLFKRYKKRVREEIDNPMLERVAPRGTVLPDVHLEYHQDGKTFGRQLGTYPLLVGIPGERELGRMIDVAVVDHGYRSVTGVPYPLDLNAASMDELTAIPGIGDRTAGDIVVNRPYEAVTEADLGSEVDLEGFATTRALEGAD; encoded by the coding sequence ATGACCGACCCCGAGACGCTGTCCGTGACGATCGTCGACGGCTACGTCGACGAGCCCGCACACTTCGGGGTGCCGCCGTACATCTCGACGTACCCCCGCTACACCGCGGGGGCGCTCGTCGACGCGGGAGTTCCCCGCGAGCGGATCACCTACCACACGATCGACGGCCTGCGCGACGAGCCGGATCGGTGGCGCGACGTCGACGAGGCGGATCTCATGATCTACATCGGGGGGATGACCGTCCCCGGGAAGTACGTCGGCGGCACGCCCGCCGAACCCGACGAGGTGCGAAAGCTGGCGTGGACCGCGAACGGCACGAGCCTGATGGGCGGCCCCGTCAAGTTCGGCGTCGGCGACGAGAACGCCGGCGCCACCGAAACGGAGCGCCAGGACCTGGACTTCGACTTCGTCGCCAAAGGAGACGTCGAGGCCGCCGTCTACGACCTCGTCACAGGCGGCCTCGAGGGCTTCAACAACCGGATGCGCGATATCGACGAGGTCTCGCGGTGGGCACAGGAGGGTGCCTTTATCGTCGAGCACCACCCCAACCACCCGGACCACCTCATCGCGGAACTCGAGACCTCCCGCGGCTGCGCCTATCGGTGTTCGTTCTGTACCGAGCCGCTGTACGGCAACCCCTCGTTCCGTCCGCCGCCGACGGTCGTCGGCGAGGTCGACGCGCTCTCCGATTTCGGCGTCAAGCACTTCCGACTCGGCCGACAAGCCGACATCCTCGCCTACGGCGGCGACGGCGAGGCGCCGAACCCCGACGCCCTCCGCCAACTGTACAGCGGGATCCGCGAGGTCGCGCCCGACCTCGAGACGCTCCACCTCGACAACATGAACCCGATCACGATCGTCGAGTGGCCCGAGCAGAGCCGCGAGGGGATCCGGATCATCGCCGAGCACAACACGCCCGGCGACACGGCCGCGTTCGGACTCGAGTCGGCCGATCCCGTCGTGCAGGAGGCGAACAACCTGAACGTCACCGCCGAGGAGTGCTTCGAAGCGGTCAAAATCGTAAACGAGGAAGCGGGATGGCGTCCCGGAGAGGAACCCGGGGACGGCCCGAGTTTCGGTCCGGACGCCCCGAACCGGCTCCCCAAGCTCCTCCCCGGAATTAACCTCCTACACGGCCTCAAGGCCGAGCGCGAGGAAACCTACGAGCGCAACCGCGAGTTCCTCCAGCGAGTCTACGACGAGGGGTACATGCTCCGGCGGATCAACATCCGGCAGGTGATGGCCTTCGACGGCACCGAGATGAGCGAGACGGGGGCCCAGATCGCCAACGAACACAAGCAGCTGTTCAAACGGTACAAGAAGCGGGTCCGCGAGGAGATCGACAACCCGATGCTCGAGCGCGTCGCGCCCCGCGGGACCGTCCTCCCGGACGTCCACCTCGAGTACCATCAGGACGGCAAGACCTTCGGCCGCCAGCTCGGGACCTACCCGCTGCTGGTGGGCATCCCCGGCGAACGCGAACTCGGACGGATGATCGACGTCGCGGTCGTCGACCACGGCTACCGCTCGGTGACCGGCGTCCCGTACCCGCTCGATCTCAACGCGGCCTCGATGGACGAACTGACCGCGATCCCCGGCATCGGCGACCGGACCGCCGGCGACATCGTCGTCAATCGGCCCTACGAGGCCGTCACGGAGGCCGATCTCGGCTCCGAGGTCGACCTCGAGGGGTTCGCGACGACCCGCGCGCTCGAAGGCGCGGACTGA
- a CDS encoding glycosyltransferase family 2 protein, translated as MELSVVVSTLNDRERLLSCLDALAERTPPGTEIIVVNGPSSDGTTGVVRDRSDVDVLVEISERNPNVSRNAGLRAATGDVVAFLDGEYAVDHSWYDAVERSIDDGIDVVSGPVTGGGTDYDLENPRTVAGRSVTHFDGDNVAFDRTVLDALDGFDEYLAVGGERDCAHRVAGLGFDVAWDAEMAARCEVGTDGGRTGDDWGDTYRSRSYRLAKNYGLRPSVVGRLLGGALRDGFSGVRDVVSGDVTPTDWLSNGGAVFANGARGLRDGLRARWADRSAQRNPNGVSVRHDRAVRMYDRR; from the coding sequence ATGGAGCTCTCGGTAGTGGTATCGACGCTCAACGACCGAGAGCGACTGCTGTCCTGTCTCGACGCCCTCGCGGAGCGAACGCCCCCCGGGACCGAAATCATCGTCGTCAACGGGCCCTCCTCCGACGGAACGACGGGCGTGGTCCGCGACCGATCCGACGTCGACGTGCTCGTCGAGATCTCCGAGCGAAACCCGAACGTCTCGCGTAACGCGGGCCTGCGGGCCGCCACGGGCGACGTCGTCGCCTTCCTCGACGGCGAGTACGCCGTCGACCACAGCTGGTACGACGCCGTCGAGCGATCGATCGACGACGGGATCGACGTCGTCTCCGGGCCCGTCACCGGCGGCGGGACCGACTACGACCTCGAGAACCCGCGAACCGTCGCCGGCCGGAGCGTCACCCACTTCGACGGCGACAACGTCGCGTTCGACCGGACCGTCCTCGACGCGCTGGACGGCTTCGACGAGTACCTCGCGGTCGGCGGCGAGCGCGACTGCGCCCACCGCGTGGCCGGGTTAGGTTTCGACGTCGCCTGGGACGCGGAGATGGCCGCCCGCTGTGAGGTCGGAACCGACGGCGGCAGGACCGGCGACGACTGGGGCGACACCTACCGCTCGCGGTCCTACCGGCTCGCGAAGAACTACGGGCTGCGACCGTCGGTCGTCGGTCGGCTGCTCGGCGGGGCCCTCCGCGACGGTTTCTCGGGCGTCCGCGACGTCGTTTCCGGCGACGTGACGCCGACGGACTGGCTCTCTAACGGCGGCGCCGTCTTCGCGAACGGCGCGCGCGGACTGCGGGACGGACTCCGCGCGCGCTGGGCCGATCGATCGGCCCAGCGAAATCCGAACGGCGTCTCGGTGCGCCACGACCGCGCGGTTCGGATGTACGACCGTCGGTAG
- a CDS encoding MBL fold metallo-hydrolase translates to MDVTRCSVPVATRAPAGETNAYLLGRDPAVLVDPAARTDELDRLVGERAVAHVVVTHTHPDHVGAVDAYAAETDATVWARYGRTERFREATGREPDRTFAHGTTIPLEDGRVRVLDATGHAPDHVALEAGRGGPILCGDCAVREGSVVVGAPEGDMRAYVTTLRRLWAMDPPTLSPGHGPEIDAPRETLERLLDHRSQRERRVLEAVENGARTLEEILDEAYEKDLSGVRDLAKATVRAHLEKLAVEGRLEWNGERATPVGQ, encoded by the coding sequence ATGGACGTCACTCGGTGTTCCGTCCCAGTTGCGACGCGTGCGCCAGCCGGCGAGACGAACGCCTATCTGCTCGGCCGCGATCCGGCCGTCCTCGTCGATCCCGCGGCCCGGACCGACGAACTCGACCGACTCGTCGGCGAGCGAGCGGTCGCACACGTCGTCGTCACGCACACCCACCCCGACCACGTCGGCGCCGTCGACGCCTACGCCGCCGAAACGGACGCGACCGTGTGGGCACGATACGGCCGAACCGAACGCTTTCGCGAGGCGACGGGCCGGGAGCCCGATCGGACGTTCGCGCACGGAACGACGATCCCCCTCGAGGACGGCCGCGTTCGCGTCCTCGACGCGACCGGGCACGCGCCGGATCACGTCGCCCTCGAGGCCGGCCGCGGCGGCCCGATACTCTGTGGCGACTGCGCGGTCCGCGAAGGGAGCGTCGTCGTGGGCGCACCAGAGGGCGACATGCGCGCGTACGTGACGACCCTCAGACGGCTGTGGGCGATGGACCCGCCGACGCTGTCTCCGGGTCACGGCCCCGAAATCGACGCGCCACGGGAAACCCTCGAGCGACTGCTGGACCACCGTTCGCAGCGCGAGCGACGGGTGCTCGAGGCCGTCGAAAACGGCGCCAGAACGCTCGAGGAGATTCTGGACGAAGCGTACGAGAAGGACCTCTCCGGGGTCCGGGATCTCGCGAAAGCGACGGTCCGAGCCCACCTCGAGAAACTCGCGGTAGAAGGCCGACTCGAGTGGAACGGCGAGCGCGCGACGCCGGTAGGCCAGTGA
- a CDS encoding DUF7559 family protein — translation MPPTEEVVCTDDDCFLDIFENHYTYDVPDDLEVTELSCPVCGGTDCLERVEL, via the coding sequence ATGCCACCGACCGAGGAAGTCGTCTGCACCGACGATGATTGCTTTCTCGACATCTTCGAGAACCACTACACGTACGACGTCCCCGACGACCTCGAGGTGACGGAACTCTCCTGTCCCGTCTGCGGGGGGACTGACTGCCTCGAGCGGGTCGAACTGTAG
- a CDS encoding class I SAM-dependent methyltransferase, which yields MKGQEWYQADDVAEEYDDKRFSQGGQLIDRREKAAVLEAIMPVEDRNILEIACGTGRFTVMLAEQGADVVGLDISAAMLQQGRNKRENTALEGTLEFLRGDAGRLPFPDDHFDTVIAMRFFHLADDPEAFLKEMRRVSSDQIVFDTFNRFSARSIYNWALPMGSRLYSKSEVAVLLAKTNLTLVDVEDDFLVPYGLYRSIPNGLASPIRGLDELIGSLPVTDHLASVSYWNTRVR from the coding sequence GTGAAAGGACAGGAGTGGTACCAGGCCGACGACGTCGCCGAGGAGTACGACGATAAACGGTTCTCCCAGGGCGGCCAGCTGATCGACCGTCGGGAGAAGGCAGCCGTCCTCGAGGCGATCATGCCCGTCGAGGACCGGAACATCCTCGAGATCGCCTGTGGTACCGGGCGGTTCACGGTGATGCTCGCCGAACAGGGTGCCGACGTCGTCGGACTCGACATCTCGGCGGCGATGTTACAGCAAGGGCGAAACAAGCGGGAGAACACGGCTCTCGAGGGGACACTCGAGTTCCTTCGCGGTGACGCGGGACGACTGCCGTTTCCGGACGATCACTTCGATACCGTCATCGCGATGCGGTTCTTCCACCTCGCGGACGATCCAGAGGCGTTCCTGAAGGAGATGCGGCGGGTATCTAGCGACCAGATCGTCTTCGACACGTTCAACCGGTTCAGCGCGCGCAGCATCTACAACTGGGCGCTGCCGATGGGCTCGCGACTCTACTCGAAGAGCGAAGTGGCCGTTCTGCTCGCCAAGACGAACCTGACGCTCGTCGACGTCGAGGACGATTTCCTCGTTCCCTACGGACTCTACCGGTCGATCCCGAACGGGCTGGCGTCGCCGATCCGCGGGCTCGACGAACTGATCGGGTCGCTGCCGGTGACCGACCACCTCGCGTCGGTCTCCTACTGGAACACGCGCGTTCGGTGA
- a CDS encoding heptaprenylglyceryl phosphate synthase: MTLDWDGITHVTKVDPAKPLPADLGVLEGTDLVIVGGSDAVTETNTLETVRAIDDAAPELPVLQEPYDAAHVSVETIDAADAIAVPAVYNGDREHFVGKHVDLFTEIGRKADAVLGSESSADGDSDAATAADAIADLANKLVGEGYVVQHLESAAAATAGVDERYTRAQVAGAALATEAFYGFPVFYVEYSGTYGGPEDVVAAARYLEETTLWYGGGIDSRARATEILAAGADAVVVGDCFHDDPETFRETIPE; encoded by the coding sequence ATGACGCTCGACTGGGACGGGATCACCCACGTGACGAAGGTCGATCCCGCGAAGCCGCTGCCGGCCGATCTCGGCGTCCTCGAGGGGACCGATCTGGTGATCGTCGGTGGCTCCGACGCGGTCACCGAAACGAACACGCTCGAGACGGTCCGCGCGATCGACGACGCGGCGCCGGAACTGCCCGTCCTCCAGGAACCCTACGACGCGGCTCACGTCTCCGTTGAAACGATCGACGCCGCCGACGCGATCGCCGTTCCGGCCGTCTACAACGGCGACCGAGAGCACTTCGTCGGCAAACACGTCGATCTGTTCACCGAGATCGGCCGCAAAGCCGACGCAGTGCTCGGAAGCGAGTCGTCGGCCGACGGCGATTCCGACGCGGCGACCGCCGCCGACGCCATCGCGGATCTCGCGAACAAACTCGTCGGTGAGGGCTACGTCGTCCAACACCTCGAGTCGGCCGCCGCGGCCACCGCGGGCGTCGACGAGCGCTACACCCGCGCGCAGGTCGCCGGCGCCGCCCTCGCGACCGAGGCGTTCTACGGCTTCCCGGTCTTCTACGTCGAGTACTCCGGAACCTACGGCGGCCCCGAGGACGTCGTCGCCGCCGCTCGCTACCTCGAGGAGACGACGCTGTGGTACGGCGGCGGTATCGACAGCCGAGCGAGGGCGACCGAGATCCTCGCGGCCGGTGCGGACGCCGTCGTCGTCGGCGACTGTTTTCACGACGACCCGGAGACGTTCCGGGAGACGATTCCAGAATAG